In Vibrio japonicus, one DNA window encodes the following:
- a CDS encoding TRAP transporter small permease subunit, whose translation MRSLIYIERLFNRFGDFLGWLSSVLFLLLLVNVVYDVVMRYVFNDVSIAFQEMEWHLFSAVFLLGVPYAIKAGGHVRVDLFYERLSHKAQAVIDLLGTIVFLFPFCLLVAWFGIDFAKESYALGETSGDPGGLPYRWFIKAMIPLSFFFMAVSGVGLLLHSLNKIIHPHLLHTNSIDKQ comes from the coding sequence ATGAGAAGTCTGATATACATTGAGCGGTTATTTAATCGCTTTGGCGACTTTCTAGGATGGCTATCAAGTGTGCTGTTTTTGTTGCTACTCGTGAACGTAGTCTACGATGTGGTCATGCGTTATGTCTTCAATGACGTTTCAATCGCGTTTCAAGAAATGGAGTGGCATCTGTTTTCCGCTGTGTTCTTATTGGGTGTGCCATACGCGATAAAAGCGGGAGGTCATGTTCGTGTCGACCTATTCTACGAGCGCCTATCTCATAAGGCTCAAGCAGTCATTGATTTGCTTGGTACGATTGTTTTCCTATTCCCATTTTGTTTGCTGGTGGCGTGGTTTGGCATTGATTTCGCCAAAGAAAGCTACGCGCTGGGTGAAACATCGGGCGATCCAGGTGGTTTACCCTATAGATGGTTCATCAAAGCCATGATTCCTCTCTCTTTCTTCTTTATGGCAGTTAGCGGTGTTGGTCTGCTATTGCACTCATTAAATAAAATTATCCACCCGCATTTATTGCACACCAACAGCATCGATAAGCAGTAG
- a CDS encoding TRAP transporter large permease, whose amino-acid sequence MIGIVMFFVALFALLLGFPVAFTFGGIALIFGVWAEGIEMFAFMPYRIQSIMENTVLMAVPLFVFMGLVLQKTRLAEQLLESMGRLFGGVRGGIAISTVLVGALLAASTGVVGASVVAMGLISLPVMLKYNYDKGLACGTICASGTLGQIIPPSIVLILLGDVLGVPVGDLFQAAVWPGLVLVGAYVIYILIYAKLNPEAAQPIPSDGSVSRKQEVLTALKAIIPPLALIVVVLGSIFAGIATPTESAALGGAGAIVLAILYRQFSWSMVYDASKETVKVTAMVFAILLGATAFSMAFTYTGGDYLVEEWMLQLPGDKWGFLIITMLVILILGFFIDFVEICFIIVPILAPIAEILGINMTWFAILIAMNLQTSFLTPPFGFSLFYLKGVAPASVSTRDIYRGVMPFIAIQIVVLTSLLVFPEFYGM is encoded by the coding sequence ATGATCGGTATAGTAATGTTTTTTGTGGCCTTGTTTGCGTTGCTGCTTGGCTTTCCTGTTGCGTTTACCTTTGGTGGTATCGCACTAATATTTGGTGTGTGGGCAGAGGGCATAGAAATGTTTGCCTTTATGCCATACCGAATTCAATCCATTATGGAAAACACCGTGCTGATGGCGGTTCCACTCTTTGTTTTTATGGGGTTGGTACTGCAAAAAACACGTCTTGCTGAGCAGTTGCTTGAATCAATGGGCAGGCTGTTTGGTGGTGTACGTGGTGGTATCGCCATTTCGACCGTTTTAGTTGGCGCGCTGCTTGCGGCATCAACGGGTGTTGTTGGAGCTTCTGTTGTGGCAATGGGCTTAATCTCACTGCCTGTTATGCTGAAGTACAATTATGATAAAGGGTTAGCGTGCGGCACAATCTGTGCGTCTGGCACGCTTGGGCAAATCATTCCCCCTTCCATCGTTCTGATTCTTCTGGGGGATGTGCTTGGTGTGCCTGTGGGCGATCTTTTCCAAGCCGCTGTTTGGCCGGGTCTTGTCTTGGTTGGCGCTTACGTTATCTACATCCTTATTTACGCCAAATTAAACCCAGAAGCAGCACAACCGATACCAAGTGATGGCTCAGTGAGTCGTAAGCAAGAGGTTCTAACCGCACTCAAAGCGATTATTCCGCCTTTAGCTTTGATCGTTGTTGTGCTTGGTTCCATATTTGCGGGTATTGCAACGCCAACAGAATCTGCGGCATTGGGTGGTGCAGGCGCAATTGTGCTGGCCATTTTATACCGTCAGTTTAGTTGGAGTATGGTGTACGACGCGTCTAAAGAGACGGTAAAAGTCACAGCGATGGTATTCGCCATACTTTTAGGCGCGACCGCTTTCTCGATGGCGTTTACTTACACGGGTGGCGACTATCTGGTAGAAGAATGGATGCTTCAGTTACCTGGCGACAAATGGGGATTCCTAATCATTACCATGTTGGTGATTTTGATTTTAGGATTCTTCATCGACTTCGTAGAAATCTGTTTCATCATCGTCCCAATTTTGGCGCCAATTGCGGAGATACTAGGCATCAACATGACTTGGTTTGCGATTCTTATTGCGATGAACTTGCAAACCTCGTTCCTGACACCGCCATTTGGCTTTAGCTTGTTCTATTTGAAAGGGGTTGCACCAGCATCCGTGTCGACGCGAGATATCTACCGAGGTGTGATGCCATTTATCGCTATCCAAATCGTTGTGCTCACTAGCTTATTGGTTTTCCCTGAATTTTATGGAATGTGA
- a CDS encoding cache domain-containing protein: MHLQAKLILLSLLPLLLVTAMTSWISIYQAQTLGENEVELFKEGLINSKETALKDRVDLVIDAISHIYNDPSLPEDVAKQSVKEIVDKLRYGKDGYFFVYDGDGTNLVHPILPHLVGKNLIALQDESGDYLIETLLHQAKSGGGFHQYLWQKPSTGENVPKLSYAAWLDEWQWMIGTGLYVEDISYEVSRLQQEINTNIETTFFTVVIIVIVTVAVILVITLAVNLHEHRLADKSLKELAHKTVMFQEDEKKHLARELHDGINQLLVSSKCHLDLLSSKIDNPQLRQHLLKSQQSLTTAINEVRNISHQLRPSALDDIGLQAAINSLLQDYKAHSGADIEASLSTQAGKLKSEVATTLYRIAQESLTNIEKHANASKVSVILQQMGNMLQLIIRDDGVGFDVNHAIRSDGIGLRNMRERVEFIGGDFEIESEPGFGTEITVLLQLDGLVNG, from the coding sequence ATGCATCTACAGGCGAAGCTAATATTGCTCAGTTTATTGCCGTTGTTGTTAGTGACAGCCATGACCAGCTGGATATCCATATATCAAGCGCAAACGTTGGGTGAAAATGAGGTAGAGCTTTTCAAGGAAGGCTTAATCAATTCTAAAGAGACCGCCTTAAAAGATCGCGTGGATTTAGTCATTGATGCCATTTCGCACATTTACAACGATCCCTCTCTTCCAGAAGACGTTGCCAAGCAAAGCGTAAAAGAGATTGTCGACAAACTGCGTTATGGCAAAGACGGTTACTTTTTTGTCTATGACGGAGATGGCACAAACTTAGTTCACCCAATTCTCCCTCATCTTGTTGGGAAGAATTTAATCGCACTTCAGGATGAGAGTGGCGATTACCTCATTGAAACGCTTTTGCATCAGGCCAAAAGTGGAGGTGGCTTTCATCAGTATTTGTGGCAAAAACCGTCGACAGGTGAAAACGTTCCTAAACTCAGCTATGCCGCTTGGCTGGATGAATGGCAGTGGATGATCGGTACGGGACTTTATGTTGAAGACATATCGTATGAAGTTAGCCGACTCCAACAGGAAATTAATACCAATATCGAAACCACATTTTTTACCGTTGTGATTATCGTTATCGTGACGGTAGCGGTGATCTTGGTGATCACCTTAGCGGTCAACTTACATGAACATCGGCTCGCGGATAAAAGCTTGAAAGAACTGGCACATAAAACCGTGATGTTTCAAGAAGATGAGAAAAAACACTTAGCCAGAGAATTACATGATGGTATTAATCAACTGCTTGTGTCGAGCAAGTGTCACCTTGACCTATTGAGCAGCAAAATTGATAACCCTCAGCTACGTCAGCATTTGCTCAAGTCGCAGCAATCTTTAACGACAGCAATTAATGAAGTACGCAATATTTCACATCAATTACGCCCAAGCGCGCTTGATGATATTGGTTTGCAAGCCGCAATAAACAGTTTATTACAAGATTACAAAGCACATTCGGGGGCGGACATCGAAGCGTCGCTGTCGACTCAAGCGGGGAAGCTGAAGTCGGAAGTGGCGACAACGTTGTATCGTATCGCGCAAGAATCGCTCACAAACATAGAAAAACACGCCAATGCGAGCAAAGTCAGCGTGATACTGCAGCAGATGGGGAATATGCTTCAGCTGATTATCCGTGATGATGGCGTCGGGTTTGACGTTAACCATGCGATACGAAGTGACGGTATTGGACTTCGTAACATGCGTGAGCGCGTGGAATTTATTGGCGGAGATTTCGAAATAGAAAGTGAACCGGGTTTTGGCACCGAAATTACGGTTCTTTTACAGTTGGATGGATTAGTGAATGGATAA
- a CDS encoding response regulator transcription factor, translating into MDNTIKVVIVDDHQVVLDGFIARLQIEPEIEVIGTASNGLDAVNTVRELQPDVVLMDVSMPVMNGIEATSLIREENPSAKVLMLTMHDNREYIMKVMQVGAVGYMLKEISAEKMVQAIKTVNQGSTYFCESVTQTLFSQEVFPVAEKPNPLSRREEAVLKLVAQGHSSKKVASLLDISYRTVETHRQNIKHKLDLHSTAELAKYAVERGLVS; encoded by the coding sequence ATGGATAACACAATCAAAGTAGTCATCGTCGACGATCATCAAGTCGTTTTGGATGGATTTATCGCGCGTCTGCAGATAGAGCCAGAAATAGAAGTTATTGGTACAGCAAGCAATGGCTTGGATGCCGTAAACACGGTGCGAGAATTACAACCCGATGTGGTTTTGATGGATGTAAGTATGCCAGTGATGAATGGCATTGAAGCGACCAGTTTAATACGTGAAGAGAACCCAAGCGCAAAAGTGTTGATGCTCACCATGCATGACAATCGAGAGTACATCATGAAAGTGATGCAGGTTGGCGCAGTGGGTTACATGCTGAAAGAAATCAGTGCAGAGAAAATGGTTCAAGCCATTAAAACCGTGAATCAAGGCTCGACGTATTTTTGCGAATCGGTCACGCAGACTCTATTTTCTCAGGAAGTGTTTCCTGTGGCAGAAAAACCGAACCCTTTGAGTCGCCGAGAAGAGGCGGTGCTCAAGTTAGTCGCGCAAGGTCACAGCAGTAAAAAAGTCGCTTCTTTGCTCGATATCAGTTATCGGACTGTTGAGACGCACCGCCAGAACATTAAACACAAACTCGATCTTCACAGTACAGCTGAATTAGCGAAATATGCCGTGGAAAGAGGCTTAGTGAGTTAG
- a CDS encoding DOPA 4,5-dioxygenase family protein, whose amino-acid sequence MTYPINQHEKYHAHVYFNQDSSDFASSIRNRISTELNMPVGNFHQKLVGPHLMWSFAVEFSRSEFDQLIPWLDSARGDLTVLVHAVTDDDYKDHTDYAYWLGSEVELNLTRL is encoded by the coding sequence ATGACATATCCAATCAATCAACACGAAAAATATCATGCTCACGTCTATTTCAATCAAGACAGCAGCGACTTCGCATCTTCGATAAGAAATCGTATTAGCACAGAGCTCAACATGCCAGTTGGTAATTTCCACCAGAAGCTTGTTGGCCCTCATCTTATGTGGAGCTTTGCGGTCGAATTTAGCCGCAGCGAATTTGATCAATTAATCCCTTGGTTAGATAGCGCAAGAGGGGATCTCACTGTACTGGTTCATGCTGTCACCGATGATGATTACAAAGATCATACAGACTACGCCTATTGGCTGGGCTCAGAAGTCGAACTCAACCTGACACGTTTATAG
- a CDS encoding 2OG-Fe(II) oxygenase, which produces MNQLIDALFGDGYYVWDDFLDAKEVASLRECIPDEWKQARIGRNEEAVRKTSIRSDKIQWLTTDMTPSVSGFLNKMETLRLEANRHFFLGLFEFEAHFAKYDIGDFYQKHLDSFQNNRNRRLTIVFYLNEEWCESDGGELVVYDLNDNQLVKVAPKAGRLVVFFSEQFPHEVLPTNTERYSIAGWFRVNGVTNNQLNIAT; this is translated from the coding sequence ATGAACCAGCTTATTGATGCTCTGTTTGGCGACGGCTATTACGTTTGGGATGACTTTCTAGACGCGAAAGAAGTCGCCAGTTTAAGGGAATGCATTCCAGACGAATGGAAACAAGCACGTATTGGTCGAAATGAAGAAGCGGTGCGAAAAACGAGTATTCGTAGTGACAAGATTCAGTGGCTAACTACTGATATGACCCCGTCTGTCAGTGGTTTTCTAAATAAAATGGAAACGCTCCGCTTAGAAGCCAATCGACATTTCTTTCTTGGTTTATTCGAGTTTGAAGCTCATTTCGCTAAATATGACATCGGCGACTTTTACCAAAAACATTTAGACAGCTTCCAGAACAACCGAAACCGAAGATTGACCATTGTGTTCTACTTGAACGAAGAATGGTGTGAGTCAGATGGTGGCGAGTTAGTGGTTTATGATCTTAACGACAATCAACTTGTCAAAGTCGCGCCAAAAGCAGGGCGGTTGGTTGTATTCTTTTCAGAGCAATTTCCACATGAAGTTCTTCCTACCAATACAGAACGCTATAGTATTGCGGGCTGGTTTAGAGTGAATGGTGTGACAAATAATCAGCTCAATATTGCCACCTAG
- a CDS encoding basic amino acid/polyamine antiporter, translating to MDNKLGLSSLTAIVIGSMIGAGVFSLPQNMASVASPAAVMIGWIITGVGMIFLALSFQKLASKRPEIDSGVFGYAKAGFGDFVGFCSAWGYWLSAMLANVSYLVIVFSTLGMLFDTPDSIIFGQGNTWVSIAGASCLLWMVHALVLRGVQTAALINMVTTFAKLIPLLIFVFCALVAFSWDTFYLDFTGVHFGQEHDLLSQVKSTMLVTVWVFIGIEGAVVVSSRARNRKDIGRATILGLLTALAIYVCVTLLSMGVIKPTELAEYQNPSMAKVLTHILGPWGQYIISVGLLISVCGAFLSWTVLASEAPYLCAKEKMFPKAYAKLNQAGSPVKPLLLTNIWIQISLIVVMFAGSTYDTLLIIASEMILVPYFLVGAFVLKLAIAEKNKGSLLLIGVGATIYGIWLLYASGLNYLLLSAVLYVPGLYFYVLAKREQGTMPFIGKEKLGACALSSVALLAVGMMWNGMLGI from the coding sequence ATGGATAACAAATTAGGTCTTAGTTCGCTCACTGCCATCGTCATTGGTTCAATGATAGGGGCTGGAGTGTTTAGTTTGCCACAAAACATGGCTTCTGTGGCGAGCCCTGCCGCCGTAATGATTGGCTGGATAATTACCGGCGTCGGCATGATTTTTCTCGCCCTTTCGTTTCAAAAATTGGCGTCCAAAAGGCCTGAAATAGACAGTGGTGTATTCGGTTATGCAAAAGCTGGCTTTGGTGATTTTGTCGGGTTCTGTTCTGCTTGGGGTTACTGGCTGAGTGCGATGCTTGCCAACGTTTCATACCTTGTCATTGTATTCAGCACGTTGGGGATGCTCTTCGACACTCCAGATTCCATCATATTTGGTCAGGGTAACACCTGGGTTTCCATTGCTGGTGCCTCTTGCTTACTTTGGATGGTTCACGCATTAGTGTTGCGAGGCGTCCAGACCGCAGCGCTCATCAATATGGTGACCACATTCGCAAAGCTGATTCCTTTATTAATATTTGTTTTTTGCGCGTTAGTCGCGTTTAGCTGGGATACCTTTTATCTCGACTTTACCGGTGTTCATTTTGGTCAAGAACACGACCTACTTTCTCAGGTAAAAAGCACCATGCTTGTTACGGTATGGGTGTTTATCGGGATAGAAGGGGCGGTTGTCGTTTCAAGCCGCGCTCGCAACCGTAAGGATATTGGCAGAGCCACCATACTTGGTCTTTTGACGGCATTGGCTATTTATGTATGTGTCACGCTGCTTTCGATGGGTGTCATTAAGCCCACAGAGCTTGCAGAGTACCAAAACCCTTCTATGGCGAAAGTGTTGACGCATATTCTTGGTCCATGGGGTCAATACATCATCAGTGTCGGTCTTTTAATCTCTGTGTGCGGTGCGTTTCTAAGTTGGACGGTACTTGCTTCTGAAGCGCCATACTTGTGTGCTAAAGAGAAGATGTTCCCTAAGGCTTATGCCAAATTGAATCAAGCAGGAAGCCCTGTAAAACCGCTGTTGTTGACGAATATCTGGATTCAGATTTCTCTGATTGTTGTGATGTTCGCGGGCAGTACGTACGATACCCTGCTGATTATCGCCTCTGAAATGATTTTGGTCCCTTATTTTCTGGTAGGTGCGTTTGTGTTAAAGCTCGCAATAGCAGAAAAGAACAAAGGCAGTTTGCTGCTTATCGGGGTAGGGGCGACTATTTACGGTATTTGGCTCCTCTATGCTTCAGGGCTTAATTATTTACTGCTTTCAGCCGTACTGTATGTTCCAGGGCTATATTTTTATGTTTTAGCCAAGAGAGAGCAGGGGACTATGCCATTTATTGGGAAAGAAAAGTTAGGTGCGTGCGCGCTAAGTAGTGTGGCTCTTCTCGCGGTAGGAATGATGTGGAATGGCATGCTAGGTATATAG
- a CDS encoding PilZ domain-containing protein, whose product MSAVDKRQFYRLKYPPRARPSVCFEKERYRVSEVSEGGIRVIMKDASHLKIGDEMVGVLSLHNNRDVNIVGSVLRFDGAEVIIKLDKGPSFKHMVDEQRHIRSKYPAFYDRLRMA is encoded by the coding sequence ATGAGCGCAGTAGATAAACGACAATTCTACCGCCTTAAATATCCACCACGTGCTAGGCCAAGCGTTTGTTTCGAAAAGGAAAGATACCGCGTTAGTGAGGTGTCTGAAGGTGGCATTCGTGTCATCATGAAAGATGCGTCACACCTGAAGATAGGTGATGAGATGGTAGGTGTACTATCTCTCCATAATAACCGTGATGTAAATATTGTAGGCTCCGTTTTGAGATTCGATGGGGCTGAAGTTATTATAAAGCTTGATAAAGGGCCGTCATTCAAACATATGGTCGATGAGCAGCGTCACATACGCAGTAAGTACCCCGCATTTTATGATCGCCTTCGCATGGCGTAG
- a CDS encoding type VI secretion system Vgr family protein, protein MVNDINFTFDVSGFSGAFKVESFRVTEAVSSPFEMNLTVLSEDDAITFEALSRKAGVLCLFGQGMAVARQFNGSISELRYLGSGRRFSRYHITLVPQLWFLTQRQDCRIFQKQTAPEIIRDVFDDAGIRDYRFELSAQYEAKEYVLQYRENDQHFVQRLMAEHGLWYYFEHSESTHTMVIVDSNDAIPELISSPLNASYLGPVIYHTQGGGVSDREHISDLEQIHRTRTGLVSYGDYNYLTPKIPQGKYAEEGPNFDLQRYDYPGRYATPELGLQRTSEWMSEHAVDSHQIEAASDIMRLTTGYSFDISQHPRSAINRDYLMLSVIHTGFNPRVHEEEASEEPTTYHNHFSCLPRDVTFRAPKMASPVVDGPQTAVVVGPAGEEIYTDEYGRIKVQFHWDRYAQSDEHSSCWLRVSQSMAAPNWGAVYLPRIGHEVIVTFLEGDPDRPMVTGAVYNGLHTPPYPLPENKTRTVFRTQSHKAEGYNEMSFEDENDQEEVYFRAQKDMKTKILNNRYRDIGNDEELKVGNNQENNILGDRKEGIDGHKTSMTKQIFMEKVEKDVQVVYNANESKKIASNRDLYIDENRRTLIGKNDITDVGQDQSTVVLASRSIDVGVDDTQRIGNQLSVEVNGNISLRSDGETAVVSAEEIKVQVGASSLVLKSSGNIHLHGTSIAIDGASNVTAIGGKVDINPSSAVKGSSRVSTRRPKKPSLAMKPMPVMSPTSYAGLVEEGSLLQEICDCGSGRTCQLHS, encoded by the coding sequence ATGGTTAATGATATAAATTTTACTTTTGATGTCTCAGGGTTCTCCGGAGCGTTTAAAGTCGAAAGCTTTCGGGTCACGGAAGCTGTATCTTCCCCCTTTGAAATGAACCTGACGGTGTTGTCAGAAGATGACGCTATTACGTTTGAAGCACTGAGCAGAAAAGCAGGTGTGCTGTGTTTATTTGGTCAGGGCATGGCGGTGGCGCGTCAGTTCAATGGTAGCATCTCTGAGCTGCGCTATCTGGGTTCTGGGCGTCGTTTCTCTCGTTACCACATTACACTGGTTCCACAACTTTGGTTTTTGACTCAGCGTCAAGATTGTCGCATCTTCCAAAAGCAAACGGCTCCGGAGATTATTCGCGATGTTTTTGACGATGCGGGAATTCGTGACTATCGCTTCGAGTTGTCGGCACAGTACGAAGCGAAAGAGTACGTGTTGCAATACCGAGAGAATGACCAGCATTTTGTACAGCGATTGATGGCAGAGCACGGGCTTTGGTACTATTTTGAGCACAGCGAAAGTACGCATACGATGGTTATTGTAGACAGCAATGATGCAATACCTGAGCTTATCAGTTCTCCTCTAAATGCCTCGTATTTAGGCCCTGTGATTTATCATACTCAAGGTGGCGGTGTTTCTGACCGAGAACACATCTCCGACCTTGAGCAAATACATCGGACTCGAACAGGACTAGTCAGTTATGGTGATTACAACTACCTCACACCGAAAATTCCGCAGGGTAAGTATGCAGAGGAAGGACCAAACTTCGACTTACAACGTTATGACTATCCGGGCCGATATGCCACACCAGAATTAGGTCTACAGCGTACTAGTGAGTGGATGTCAGAACATGCCGTAGATAGCCACCAGATTGAAGCAGCAAGCGATATCATGCGTTTGACGACGGGTTACAGCTTCGACATCAGCCAACATCCACGTTCGGCAATCAATCGGGACTATCTGATGCTGTCGGTGATACACACTGGTTTCAACCCTCGCGTTCACGAAGAGGAAGCGAGTGAGGAACCGACAACCTATCACAACCATTTCTCCTGTTTACCCCGTGATGTGACGTTCCGCGCACCCAAGATGGCTTCTCCAGTTGTGGACGGTCCTCAAACGGCCGTTGTAGTCGGTCCTGCGGGGGAAGAAATATACACGGATGAGTATGGACGTATTAAAGTGCAGTTCCATTGGGACCGCTATGCGCAAAGCGATGAACATAGTTCATGTTGGCTGCGTGTCAGTCAATCTATGGCCGCGCCAAACTGGGGGGCTGTGTATTTACCTCGTATCGGTCATGAAGTGATTGTGACCTTCCTTGAAGGCGACCCAGACCGTCCAATGGTGACAGGCGCGGTGTACAACGGTTTACATACGCCGCCATACCCACTGCCAGAAAACAAAACTCGCACCGTGTTTAGAACCCAAAGCCATAAAGCAGAGGGGTATAACGAAATGTCCTTTGAGGACGAAAATGACCAAGAAGAGGTGTATTTCCGTGCTCAAAAAGACATGAAAACCAAAATTCTAAATAACCGCTACCGTGACATCGGCAATGATGAAGAACTAAAGGTCGGTAATAACCAAGAAAACAACATCCTAGGAGACCGTAAAGAAGGGATTGATGGCCATAAAACGTCCATGACCAAACAAATCTTTATGGAGAAAGTCGAGAAGGATGTTCAGGTGGTCTACAACGCAAATGAGTCTAAAAAGATAGCCAGCAATCGAGACCTCTATATCGACGAAAACCGACGCACGCTTATTGGCAAAAATGACATAACGGACGTCGGCCAAGATCAAAGTACTGTCGTATTGGCCTCACGCTCCATTGATGTGGGCGTAGATGACACACAAAGAATCGGTAATCAACTCAGTGTCGAGGTCAATGGAAATATCTCTCTCCGCTCTGATGGCGAAACGGCTGTAGTGTCTGCTGAAGAAATCAAAGTTCAGGTTGGTGCGTCGAGTTTGGTGCTCAAAAGCAGTGGAAACATCCACTTACACGGCACTTCCATTGCGATTGATGGCGCAAGTAATGTCACGGCGATCGGCGGTAAGGTCGATATCAATCCTAGCAGTGCTGTAAAGGGCAGCAGCAGAGTATCAACTAGACGCCCGAAGAAACCGTCATTAGCAATGAAACCGATGCCTGTGATGTCACCTACTTCTTATGCCGGATTGGTTGAAGAAGGCAGTTTATTGCAAGAGATTTGTGATTGTGGGAGTGGAAGAACATGCCAATTGCACAGCTAA
- a CDS encoding DUF4123 domain-containing protein, whose amino-acid sequence MPIAQLNPEWDIQLTPPFFPSADKKLYVLLEPTLWPEWEESLSDSEAVPLFAKTRFAAVGNGPVVVEIPDKQKLETVQSHLEATPSGCLIVAVSSIDIESLATSLRNRLVVQYGQAQAMMRFYEPRKLVMLIGSMNTYQRQQFFPLLTRIQWFDREWLSASWQKPEQSQTIPQIWDLTEQQIQTMNLLSDYWQGANA is encoded by the coding sequence ATGCCAATTGCACAGCTAAACCCTGAATGGGACATCCAACTGACACCACCATTTTTCCCATCGGCTGATAAAAAGCTATACGTGCTGCTTGAACCTACGTTATGGCCTGAATGGGAGGAGTCGTTATCGGACAGTGAAGCCGTTCCACTCTTTGCCAAAACTCGATTCGCAGCCGTAGGAAATGGCCCTGTCGTCGTGGAAATCCCTGACAAGCAGAAGCTAGAAACTGTACAAAGCCACTTAGAGGCAACGCCTTCTGGTTGCCTTATTGTTGCAGTAAGTTCGATAGATATAGAAAGCCTTGCCACGTCTTTACGAAATCGCCTTGTTGTTCAATATGGTCAGGCGCAAGCGATGATGCGGTTTTATGAGCCTCGCAAACTTGTCATGCTTATTGGTTCAATGAATACGTATCAAAGGCAGCAGTTCTTTCCATTACTGACTCGTATCCAATGGTTTGACCGTGAATGGCTAAGTGCTTCATGGCAAAAGCCAGAGCAAAGCCAAACAATTCCACAGATTTGGGATTTAACTGAACAGCAAATACAAACCATGAACTTACTTTCTGACTACTGGCAAGGAGCGAACGCCTAA